A stretch of Arachis hypogaea cultivar Tifrunner chromosome 15, arahy.Tifrunner.gnm2.J5K5, whole genome shotgun sequence DNA encodes these proteins:
- the LOC112749154 gene encoding uncharacterized protein: protein MLHTIKTVLTYSPAASSVPRSLSCNRGREVSVVRFCTRPEAETGHSDHNMDKKKDQNPSEEAAATTDHGDVMSHPFGEAYATRCDEEGFGGTYGGNQSLPKTETDKFIHENHPGYDKTQGSEVKEKEKGRHQPSANS, encoded by the exons atgCTTCACACTATCAAGACGGTTCTGACGTATTCACCTGCGGCTTCATCAGTACCACGATCTCTCTCTTGCAACCGTGGTCGGGAAGTTTCTGTCGTTAGATTTTGTACCCGCCCAGAAGCAGAAACTGGTCATAGTGATCATAACATGGACAAGAAGAAAGATCAGAACCCAAGCGAGGAAGCTGCTGCAACTACCGATCACGG GGATGTGATGTCTCATCCGTTTGGGGAAGCGTATGCTACGAGGTGCGATGAAGAAGGATTTGGAGGAACTTACGGTGGGAACCAATCTCTTCCCAAGACTGAGACGGATAAGTTCATCCATGAAAACCACCCAG GTTATGACAAGACGCAGGGGAGTGAGGTGAAGGAGAAGGAAAAAGGGAGGCATCAACCTAGCGCCAACTCCTAG